In Sphingobacterium sp. lm-10, the DNA window GTAGAAGATATCTCTATCAAAGCGACCACCAATGAAAAATTAGGCTTCATCGGGCGTGAAGAAGGGGTGGTGGCCTATGCTGTGTGTCTGATTCAGAAGGATTAACCAAACCATTACTATCAGTGGCTCTTAATCGATGGGCAGTTGTTGCCGGTTTTTTCGAAAGTGGAGTAAAGCAATCAAGGCTGCTATAAACACCAAAATAGTGCCTAAGTAAAACGGCGCCTCCGGTAGATAGATCTCCGCGTTTTTCTTTGTATAGTGCGAGAATAAGGAAGTCATTACGGGCGGACCAATAATAGCCGTCAGGCTGATGATACAGGCTAGACCACCTTGAATTTGTCCTTGCTCATTGTCGGGTACTTCATTGGAGACGGCACTCTGCAAAGCAGGTCCGCTTATTCCCCCAAATACATAAATAATCGAGATCGCAAAAAGCATCCACGAAGCATTTGCTAAGCCAAATAGGGGTAAAGAGATGCAGTATAGGATGATGCCACCGAAAATACTACCAGGTATACCTACGCGTGGAATGATCACCCGCAGCAAGCCCGCCTGAATAATGGTGAGTAAGATTCCAATAAATCCTAACGAGTAGCCTACCATTCTTTCTGTCCAAGCAAATTTTTCCATGGTGAAATAGGACCAGGTGCTTTGCACGGCGTGTGCTGCGACGTTGATTAGAAAGATACAGATGCTAAGTGGAATGATTCGAGGGTATCGCGCGATATGTTTGAAGGTACCGACTGGGTTGGCATTTCTCCAGGAGAAAGGACGGCGAAGTTCGGGTTTCAATGATTCAGGGACGACAAAATAGCCGTATACTAAATTGATAAAAGTCAATCCGGCGGCCGCGAAGAACGGTACCCGAGCACCGTAATGACCGAGAATCCCTCCCAGTACCGGACCGATAATAAAGCCCAGTCCAAAGGCGGCACCTATTAGTCCAAAGTTTTGCGCTTTCTTATCCGCAGGCGATACATCGGCAATGTAAGCGGCTGCTACCGTATGACTAGCGCCTGTGATACCAGCAACAAGACGGCCCATAAATAGCCAAAATATGCTGGGCGCAAAGCCTATCAGTACGTAGTTGATCGCAAAGCCCAATAGAGAGAAGAGCAGTACCGGTCGCCGACCATAACGATCACTCAGATTGCCCAATACAGCAGCAAATAGGAATTGCGTACAGGCGTAACAGAACGTTAACCATCCACCATAGCTCGAAGCTTGACTAATATCACCGTGGATTAGCTCCCGAATCAAGGCTGGCATGACTGGGATAATAATTCCTAAACCGGTAGAGTCCAACACCACAGTGATGAAGATAAAAATCAAGGTAGCGTTGGAATTCTTATGCATCGACACGAATGTAAAGAATTCCATGCAAATTAGTTTCTAATTCAATGCTTTGGAATAATAAATTACACGGGCTAGACGATGTGCAGCGGATCAGCCAAGTGACCGAATTGCTGTGTTGCAATTGCCTTCTGTAAAGAACTAGTTGCAAAGATCGTAGCCGGTATTTTTTTAATAAATTGCAGATACTAACACGATCAAAGTAACTATGAACAAATTTCCATTAATACCCCTATTTCTTTTGGTGTCGGGCGTATTCCAAAGTCAGGCACAAGAGAATCTCCCTTATCAAAAACCTCCGGCCGAAATCCTCGAATTGTTAGAAGCGAAAAATACTCCAGCTGTACAATTTAATCGAAAAGGTGATAAAATGCTTTTACTGGAGCGGCCAGATTTCATCACGATTGAAGAAGCTGCTCAGCCGATTATCGGACTGGCAGGTTTGCGAGTAAACCCCAGTAATTCTACTTCTATCGGAGGTCTTAGTTACGCAGGAATACAGCTGCAAGATTTGAAATCTAATACGGAGCACGACATTAGTGGTCTCCCGGCCAATCCACGTATCAGCAATCTGCAGTTTAATGCAGATGAAACCAAGCTGGCTTTCTTAAATGCTGCGGTGGATGGTGTTAGCGTGTGGGTGGTCGATTTAGGCACCTATCAAGCACAGCGCGTTGGCGATTTTCTGGTAAATGATATTATGGGTGCCAGCATGTTTTGGAAAGATAATGCATCACTTTATGTGCTTCGAATTCCAGAACGTGGTGCCGCCCCTGCAGCCAATGTCACACCTACCGGCCCGGTAGTGCAAGAAAACTTAGGAAAAGCTGCACCGTCGCGCACGTACCAGTACTTGTTGCGTAATGAAGCTGATATTCGCCTATTTGATTATTACCTTAATGCTCAATTGGCCGAAGTACAATTGGATGGTCGCGTGAAAGATATTGCCGCTCCTGCGGTGTATAGAAATGTGTCTAAATCCCCTGACGGAAAGTACTTAATGGCTACTACAATACAAAAACCTTATTCGTACCTGGTATCGGTAGGCTCGTTTCCCTATCAGGTGGATATATTGGATCAATCAGGTGCTGTTGTGAAAGCATTGTACACCGCGCCATTAGCGGAAAGTGTAGCACTGGGCTTTGACTCCACGGTACCGGGCTATCGGAACTTTGCGTGGAGGGCAGATCAGCCAGCAACGGTATATTGGGCGAATGCGCTGGATGAAGGTAACAGTCGTACTGAAGTGCCTTTCCGCGACGAAGTACTGCAGTTATCGGCACCCTTTAGCGGAACACCTGTACAATTTGCTAAAACCGCGTTGCGGTACAGCGGCATCACTTGGTTTGACAGCGATTATGCGGTACTATCAGAGCGTTGGCGAGCCAACCGTCGGATAAAAAATACGCTGATTTCCAGTAAGAACGGAGAGGAAGTCAAAGTCATTGAGGAGCGTTCGTCGGAAGATGCGTATGCAGATCCAGGTCGTTTTGTCCTCACAGACAATGATTTTCACCGCTCGGTAATCCTCACCGATAAAGGGAAGACACCAACTGTGTTCACTACTTCGGAGGGAGCATCGCCCGAAGGCGATCGCCCATTTTTATTAAAGTGGAATTTAATCAGTGGGCAGAAAGATACCTTATTTCGTTCGCAGGGCGAGTGGTACGAGAGTCCGGTTTCTTTTAAGAATGATGGCACTTTAATTATTTCCCGCGAATCGCAGACCGAAGTGCCCAATTATCAGCGCGTGGTTTTAAAGTCGCGTAAGATGACCCCAATTACGGAATTTAACAATCCTTATCCTTCATTTGATGGGGTACAAAAGCAACAGCTTTCGTATCCGCGTAACGACGGATTAAACCTGACTGGTACATTGTATTTACCAAAAGGGTATCAAAAATCGGACGGACCCTTGCCATTGCTGATGTGGGCTTACCCAAGAGAATTCAAAACTGCTGATGCAGCCGGGCAGGTAAAAGGCTCGCCTTACCGTTTCACCCGTATTTCTTGGGGCTCACCGATTTATTGGGTAAATAGAGGTTACGCTATTTTAGATAATGCCGATATGCCAATCGTAGGAGAAGGTTCGGCGGAGCCAAATGATACCTTTGTGCCGCAACTGCAAGCCAATGCCGAAGCGGCAATCAACTACCTTTCCGAAGCAGGTTATGTAGACCGCAAGCGCGTCGGTGTAGGCGGGCACTCGTATGGTGCCTTTATGACGGCAAATTTACTCGCGCATACCGATCTTTTCGCTGCGGGCTTGGCACGCAGTGGCGCGTACAACCGTACGTTCACGCCGTTTGGATTCCAGGCGGAGGAGCGTACCTATTGGCAAGCACCGGAGGTGTATAAAGTCATGTCTCCATTTAGCTATGCAGACAAGATCAAAACGCCGATTCTTTTCATCCATGGGATGGACGATGAAAATTCAGGTACCTTTCCCATCCAGTCCGAGCGTTTCTATAATGCGATCAAAGGACACGGCGGTACCACGCGTTTGGTATTTCTGCCAAAAGAATTTCACGGTTATCGTGCCAAAGAATCCATCATGCACACCCTGTGGGAGATGGATCAGTGGTTAGAGAAATATGTGAAGAATAAGAAATAACAGGTCATAAAAAACGTCCGCTACTCCAGCGGACGTTTTTATTATTTCGTATTGAGGTTCGTCATGGTTAGCTCAATGCCAATATTGACGAAGCTATGCACCATCTTTACGCTATGCTCGATCAGCGCAGGAAGGGTTTTGGACTCATCATTGTCAAACGGACCTAGTACATAATCGACTTGGCGACCTTTAGGGTAGTTGTCACTAATGCCGAATTTCAAACGTGGGTAATCCTGTCCGCCACATAGCTGTTCAATGGATTTGAGACCATTATGTCCGGCAGCACTGCCTTTTGGTTTGATCCGTAGCGAGCCGAACGGGATAGCGAGGTCATCCACAATCACCAGAATATTTTGTTTAGGAATTTTCAACGCATGCATCCAGTAATTGACGGCCTTGCCACTGAGGTTCATGAATGTGGTGGGCTTAATCACATACACATTATGTCCGCGTTGTCTGAATTCCGTGTAGTAAGCGTACTTTAATGTAGACCAAGTTGTACCGGCCTGATTGGCTAACTCATCGGCTACCATAAATCCAATATTATGTCGTGTGTCAGCGTATTCCCGTCCGATGTTTCCGAGACCGACGATAAGATAGTTCATGCGTTAAAATTATAAATAAACTCAGATTGTACTAAGATATGCAAAAAGACAAAAGGCATCGAATATCGATGCCTTTTGAAGTTTAGGATAAACTAAACTTATTTTTTTCCGCCTTTGATAGCTGCCTTAGCTGCTTCTTGCTCTGCTTGACGCAATGCACGAGACATAATTACAGATACGATAGTATCATCAGAATTGTTCAATACTTTCGCATCTTTCAATTCTACTTGTCTTACGCGGTAAGATTTACCTACTTCTAGACCGTCCATAGGAACTTCAATAGTCTGAGGAAGGTTGTTAGGCAACGCTTTAACGCGAAGGTTACGCAATTTCTGAACTAATTTACCACCCATTTTTACACCTGGAGAAGTTCCAGTCAATGTAACCGGGATGTTTACCGTTACTTCTTTATCATCAGATAATTCCAAGAAGTCTACGTGTCTTACTTGGTCTGTTAAAGGGTGGAATTGTGCGTCTTGAACGATCGCTCTTGTTTTTTTGCCTTCGATGTCTAATTCGATGAATACAACATCAGCCGTATAAAGAGCCGATTTCAAATCAGCTGCGGACACAGAAAGGTGCGTTTGCTCTTTACCTCCGTAAAGTACTGCTGGGATATTTCCCTCGTAACGCAATTCTTTTGCATCTCTTTTCCCTACGTTCTGTCTTACAGAACCGCTAATAGCAATTGATTTCATGTTTAATTTGTTAAAATTTGAGGTGCAAAGATATCTAATTATTTTATAATCTGCAAAGTAACGCAGTAAATCATGTAGATTATAAGCATCCATCGCTCATCAAAATAAAAAAGCGGTGCAAAAGATTCTTTTGCACCGCTTTAAAAATGGGTATGTAGCCGAAGCTTAAATATCAAACAACCCGGAAATAGATCCGTGTTCGTTTACATTTCTGATAGCGCCAGCAAATAGTTTGTCAGTAGACAGCACTTTGATCTTGTCGCACAAGTGCTTTTTGTCTTCGTGTAGTTGGATGGTGTCGGTTACGATCATTTCAGCTAATGCTGAATTTTGGATGGTTTCGTAAGCCTTGCCAGATAGTACTGCGTGAGTACATACCGCACGGACAGATTTTGCACCGTTCTCCATAATGAGTGCAGCAGCTTTTGATAATGTGCCCGCCGTATCGCAGATATCATCAATCAATACCACGTCTTGCCCTTTTACATCACCGATGATCGACATAGATTCGATCTCGTTAGCGCGCTTGCGTCGCTTATCACAGATAATTACCTCTGCATTGAAATATTTCGCAAAGGTACGGGCGCGGTAAGAGCCACCCATATCCGGTGAGGCAATGGTGAGGTTCGGTAAGTTCAGTGATTTAATGTAGGGAACGAAAATGATTGCACCATCTAGGTGATCTACTGGGATGTCAAAAAAGCCTTGAATCTGTGCAGCGTGTAAATCCATCGTCATAATACGATGTGCACCAGCAGCCGTGACTAGATTGGCCATCAACTTGGCGCCGATGGCAACGCGTGGTTTGTCTTTACGATCTTGACGTGCGTACCCAAAATAAGGCACTACAGCCGTGATGTAATGAGCAGAAGCACGTTTAGCAGCATCAATCATAAGAAGAAGTTCTACCAGATTGTCGTTAGGCTGATTGGTGGATTGGACGATAAATACGTCGCTACCACGTACAGATTCGTTGTAAAAGGGCTGTATCTCGCCATCGGAAAATTCGGAAACGGTTGCGTCTCCGAGAGGTTTACCGTAGCTTTTAGAAATTTTGTCGGCAAGTTCGAGCGATCCCGAACCAGCGAATAATTTTACGGTATTGAATTGCAAAGGCATGGTATAGTATGTTTTATCTGTCTTGCACTTGAAAGTTGTCGGGGGTCAAAGTTAGATAAATGTTTTTTAATAGTCACATAAAACTCGTAGGAAATGGCGGGAATAAATTGGTTTTAAAAAACAAAAAGTTGAGTTTTTTCAAACTCAACTTTTTGTTGCCCGACCTGGATTCGAACCAAGACAAACAGTACCAAAAACTGTCGTACTACCCTTATACTATCGGGCAAGCTAGTCATTTTAAAGGATGTGTTCCTTTGTTTGACGATGCAAATATAAAGCGCTTTTTGATTTATCCAAAATTATTCCTTCTAATTTTTTCTATCTACCTTGATTTCCAAATGAATAAATTTTTAGAATACTAGTCGCGTCGTATTGATCAGGGCTCCTCAGCCGCCAAACCGTTAAAAAATGCTATATAAATTCTTTTATAAAGGACTAATCCTTATTTTCGAAGCGAAAACGCAAAATAATCTCATCATAGGATATGAACTATAGTAAAATTAATAATTGGCTGGGTTGGTTATGTGCAGCCATAGCGACGCTTACCTATGTATTGACTGCTGAGCGCACGACGAGCTGGTGGGACACAGGCGAGTTTATCGCATCTGCTTACAAAATGCAGATTGTACACCAACCTGGAGCACCATTATTTTTAATGATTCAGAATATCTTCGGGAATTTAGCCATGGGTGACGTTACGCGCATTGCTTTTTGGATGAATTTTGGATCAGCGGTGTGTAGCGGACTCACCATCCTTTTTCTATTTTGGAGTATTACCGCGCTAGCCAAGAAAATATATACTCGCTCGTATCAGGATCAAGAAGTTTCAAAATTAGCGATGGTTCGTATTATGGGAGCAGGAGCGGTTGGTGCATTGGCCTATACCTTCTCGGATACGTTCTGGTTTTCTGCTGTGGAGTCGGAAGTATACGCCATGTCGTCTTTATGTACAGCAGTGGTATTTTGGGCAATTCTCAAATGGGAAGCAGTGGCAGACGAACCCGGCGCAGATCGTTGGTTGATCCTGATTGCTTACATTATGGGACTTTCCATCGCCGTCCATTTACTGAACCTATTGGTGATTCCTGCAATCGCTTTAGTTATCTATTTTAGAAGAACGCAACTTGTGACCACTAAGGGAGTGGTAAAAGCTTTGTCGATCGGCGTGTTGATTCTTGCATTTGTATTGTGGGGAGTTATCCAGTTTTCCATTAAGTTTGCCGCCTACTTTGACCTGTTTTTTGTAAACAGCCTTGGCCTAGGCTTTGGTACTGGTGCTGCGTTTTTTGCTATACTAGTTATAAGTTTATTGATCTACGGTATCTGGCATTCTGTAAAAGCAGCTAAGCCAATACTCAATATCGCCCTCGTGTCCTTAGGTTTTATCCTTTTTGGATATAGTTCATTTGCCATGATCGTGATTCGGGCAAAAGCAAATCCATCGCTTAATAACAGTGATCCAGATAATGCGTTTACTTTTTTAAGCTACCTGAACCGGGAACAATATGGTGATGAGCCGTTGCTGAAAGGAAAATACTTTGATGCTAAGCCAATAGACGTATTCGAAGCCGGTAAAGTATATCGTAGAGATGGTGATCGCTATGTTGTGGCACGCACCAAGACGAAATATAGTTACGATAGGGAAACGCTGTTTCCGCGTATCTATTCGGATCGGCATGCGCATGCTTACAGAGACTTTTTGGGGCTAGGCCCAGATGAGCAACCCACGATGGTGGATAATTTGAAGTTTTTCTTTGGATACCAGATCGGGCATATGTACAGTCGTTATTTTATGTGGAATTTTGTGGGTCGCCAAAATGATATACAAGGGCAGACCTCCTACACCGAGGGTAATTGGATCTCTGGAATCAAACCCATTGATAATATGCGTTTGGGAGGGCAGTATGACTTACCTACTTCCGAACTAGAAAACTCTGCACGTAATACTTATTTCTTTTTGCCATTAATTCTAGGGTTGATTGGAGCCATCTGGCATTTCAAATACAAACAACGCGATGCGGGAGTAGTCGGTTTATTGTTCTTTTTTACTGGCTTGGCTATTGTACTTTACCTCAATCAGTCGCCATTACAACCTCGGGAACGGGATTACGCCTATGCCGGCTCGTTTTATGCCTTCTGTATATGGATAGGTTTTGGCGTGATCGGTATTGCGGAATTTCTTTCAAAAAAAATAAATCCGAAAACAGCAGGCTATATTGCCCTTGGTGTTTCTTTAGTAGGGGCACCGGTACTATTGGTGAGCCAAAACTGGGATGATCACGATCGTTCAGAAAAATTCCTGGCGCGCGACATGGCTAAAAATTACTTAGAATCGTGTGCACCTAATGCGATTCTCTTTACCTACGGTGATAATGATACCTATCCACTTTGGTACCTGCAGGAGGTAGAAGGTTTCCGTACCGATATTCGGGTGGTTAACTTAAGCTTGTTGAGTTCAGATTGGTATATGAAGCAGATGATGTACCCAGTCAACGATGCAGCTGCCTTACCGATCAACATTGATCCTGATAAAGTAAAAGACGGCGTAAGAGACGTTATTTATTACCAAGACCATCAAATTCCGGAATATATCGATATTCAAAATATTTTGGCCATCATGCTTTCCGATAACCGCCAAAATATGGTGCCATTGCAAAATGGAGAATACGTGAATCTGTTGCCAACCAAAAAGATGCAACTACAGGTGGATCGGGATGCGGTATTAGCCAATAATGTCGTGCCTAAGAAATGGCAAGATGCAATCGTAGACACCATGCAATGGGATTACAGTATGGAATACGTGAGTCGTGCAGAACTCTCTATCCTTTCTATTCTGGAAAACAACAATTGGGAGCGTCCAATTTACTTTACGACCACCACGCCGGGCGATAATTACATCGGGCTGGATCGCTACTTGGTTTCGGAAGGCTTTGCCTTACGCCTGATGCCGGTTGCTTTATCCCAATCCGAAGACATGGGAGGACCTGTGTCCAATGCGGAGCAGGTGTACGACAATATCATGAATAAATATGCGTGGGGTAATATTGCCCACTCATCTTATCTGGATCCAGATTCTTATCGCTATATCAGTATGTATGCGGGTAGTATTTTTGGAGAGACTGCGCAAGATCTTATGCTTATGGGCGAAAAACAGAAAGCAAAAGATATCGTGAATAATGCCTATGCTAATCTGCCCAACAGGGTTTATTCAATGGGAGAAGTATTGAGTTACGTGCCCTTGGTAGATGTAATGTATCAAGTAGGAGAGTCGACAAAGGCTAATGAGATTGTAAAACGCAATCTAAAATATGTGCGGGAAAACCTACATTATTATATGGCGGTAGCCGAAACCAAACCTAATCTGGAATATAGAAACATGCGTTTCGGACTGGCGTCTATTCAACGTTATCAAAATCTATTGAAAACAGCCAATCAGAAAGAATTGCTTGCAGAAGCCGATAAATTATTCGAATCGTACAAATACTTGTACGGAGAGTAATCGTGTTTCCGATACAAAAAAGCCTGCTGGATAATTTTATCCAGCAGGCTTTTTTGTTTTTCTGCCCTAAAACTACTATCTATGGATAGAGATTAGCTATAATTGCTAAATTCAACTGAACTATATATGAAACAAGAAAATGCGATTTGGCTGATGAGTTCGGCATATGATACGTTAAATCAACAACAGTTGATCGAGAAAGCAGTTGATCTGGGCGTGCAGGGTATAGACCTCTGTGTATTCCGGACGGACAGTGATCGTACAGATCATACGGCGACGCATTTAGCCTATCAATCTTTTGATGCGGAGGATGCAGCGAAGCTAATCGAACTTTTCAATAAGAACGAATTAAGGATGTCGCTTGGTGCATTTGATAATATGATCGGAGGAGAAGCCAGTGAACGTATTAAGAATCAAAATCATCTGTTGCGCTTAATCCGTATTGCGCATTTGTTAGGAGGTGATGCTAATGACATCATCGTG includes these proteins:
- a CDS encoding TCR/Tet family MFS transporter encodes the protein MEFFTFVSMHKNSNATLIFIFITVVLDSTGLGIIIPVMPALIRELIHGDISQASSYGGWLTFCYACTQFLFAAVLGNLSDRYGRRPVLLFSLLGFAINYVLIGFAPSIFWLFMGRLVAGITGASHTVAAAYIADVSPADKKAQNFGLIGAAFGLGFIIGPVLGGILGHYGARVPFFAAAGLTFINLVYGYFVVPESLKPELRRPFSWRNANPVGTFKHIARYPRIIPLSICIFLINVAAHAVQSTWSYFTMEKFAWTERMVGYSLGFIGILLTIIQAGLLRVIIPRVGIPGSIFGGIILYCISLPLFGLANASWMLFAISIIYVFGGISGPALQSAVSNEVPDNEQGQIQGGLACIISLTAIIGPPVMTSLFSHYTKKNAEIYLPEAPFYLGTILVFIAALIALLHFRKNRQQLPID
- a CDS encoding prolyl oligopeptidase family serine peptidase, encoding MNKFPLIPLFLLVSGVFQSQAQENLPYQKPPAEILELLEAKNTPAVQFNRKGDKMLLLERPDFITIEEAAQPIIGLAGLRVNPSNSTSIGGLSYAGIQLQDLKSNTEHDISGLPANPRISNLQFNADETKLAFLNAAVDGVSVWVVDLGTYQAQRVGDFLVNDIMGASMFWKDNASLYVLRIPERGAAPAANVTPTGPVVQENLGKAAPSRTYQYLLRNEADIRLFDYYLNAQLAEVQLDGRVKDIAAPAVYRNVSKSPDGKYLMATTIQKPYSYLVSVGSFPYQVDILDQSGAVVKALYTAPLAESVALGFDSTVPGYRNFAWRADQPATVYWANALDEGNSRTEVPFRDEVLQLSAPFSGTPVQFAKTALRYSGITWFDSDYAVLSERWRANRRIKNTLISSKNGEEVKVIEERSSEDAYADPGRFVLTDNDFHRSVILTDKGKTPTVFTTSEGASPEGDRPFLLKWNLISGQKDTLFRSQGEWYESPVSFKNDGTLIISRESQTEVPNYQRVVLKSRKMTPITEFNNPYPSFDGVQKQQLSYPRNDGLNLTGTLYLPKGYQKSDGPLPLLMWAYPREFKTADAAGQVKGSPYRFTRISWGSPIYWVNRGYAILDNADMPIVGEGSAEPNDTFVPQLQANAEAAINYLSEAGYVDRKRVGVGGHSYGAFMTANLLAHTDLFAAGLARSGAYNRTFTPFGFQAEERTYWQAPEVYKVMSPFSYADKIKTPILFIHGMDDENSGTFPIQSERFYNAIKGHGGTTRLVFLPKEFHGYRAKESIMHTLWEMDQWLEKYVKNKK
- the pth gene encoding aminoacyl-tRNA hydrolase codes for the protein MNYLIVGLGNIGREYADTRHNIGFMVADELANQAGTTWSTLKYAYYTEFRQRGHNVYVIKPTTFMNLSGKAVNYWMHALKIPKQNILVIVDDLAIPFGSLRIKPKGSAAGHNGLKSIEQLCGGQDYPRLKFGISDNYPKGRQVDYVLGPFDNDESKTLPALIEHSVKMVHSFVNIGIELTMTNLNTK
- a CDS encoding 50S ribosomal protein L25/general stress protein Ctc, producing MKSIAISGSVRQNVGKRDAKELRYEGNIPAVLYGGKEQTHLSVSAADLKSALYTADVVFIELDIEGKKTRAIVQDAQFHPLTDQVRHVDFLELSDDKEVTVNIPVTLTGTSPGVKMGGKLVQKLRNLRVKALPNNLPQTIEVPMDGLEVGKSYRVRQVELKDAKVLNNSDDTIVSVIMSRALRQAEQEAAKAAIKGGKK
- a CDS encoding ribose-phosphate pyrophosphokinase; this translates as MPLQFNTVKLFAGSGSLELADKISKSYGKPLGDATVSEFSDGEIQPFYNESVRGSDVFIVQSTNQPNDNLVELLLMIDAAKRASAHYITAVVPYFGYARQDRKDKPRVAIGAKLMANLVTAAGAHRIMTMDLHAAQIQGFFDIPVDHLDGAIIFVPYIKSLNLPNLTIASPDMGGSYRARTFAKYFNAEVIICDKRRKRANEIESMSIIGDVKGQDVVLIDDICDTAGTLSKAAALIMENGAKSVRAVCTHAVLSGKAYETIQNSALAEMIVTDTIQLHEDKKHLCDKIKVLSTDKLFAGAIRNVNEHGSISGLFDI
- a CDS encoding DUF2723 domain-containing protein, giving the protein MNYSKINNWLGWLCAAIATLTYVLTAERTTSWWDTGEFIASAYKMQIVHQPGAPLFLMIQNIFGNLAMGDVTRIAFWMNFGSAVCSGLTILFLFWSITALAKKIYTRSYQDQEVSKLAMVRIMGAGAVGALAYTFSDTFWFSAVESEVYAMSSLCTAVVFWAILKWEAVADEPGADRWLILIAYIMGLSIAVHLLNLLVIPAIALVIYFRRTQLVTTKGVVKALSIGVLILAFVLWGVIQFSIKFAAYFDLFFVNSLGLGFGTGAAFFAILVISLLIYGIWHSVKAAKPILNIALVSLGFILFGYSSFAMIVIRAKANPSLNNSDPDNAFTFLSYLNREQYGDEPLLKGKYFDAKPIDVFEAGKVYRRDGDRYVVARTKTKYSYDRETLFPRIYSDRHAHAYRDFLGLGPDEQPTMVDNLKFFFGYQIGHMYSRYFMWNFVGRQNDIQGQTSYTEGNWISGIKPIDNMRLGGQYDLPTSELENSARNTYFFLPLILGLIGAIWHFKYKQRDAGVVGLLFFFTGLAIVLYLNQSPLQPRERDYAYAGSFYAFCIWIGFGVIGIAEFLSKKINPKTAGYIALGVSLVGAPVLLVSQNWDDHDRSEKFLARDMAKNYLESCAPNAILFTYGDNDTYPLWYLQEVEGFRTDIRVVNLSLLSSDWYMKQMMYPVNDAAALPINIDPDKVKDGVRDVIYYQDHQIPEYIDIQNILAIMLSDNRQNMVPLQNGEYVNLLPTKKMQLQVDRDAVLANNVVPKKWQDAIVDTMQWDYSMEYVSRAELSILSILENNNWERPIYFTTTTPGDNYIGLDRYLVSEGFALRLMPVALSQSEDMGGPVSNAEQVYDNIMNKYAWGNIAHSSYLDPDSYRYISMYAGSIFGETAQDLMLMGEKQKAKDIVNNAYANLPNRVYSMGEVLSYVPLVDVMYQVGESTKANEIVKRNLKYVRENLHYYMAVAETKPNLEYRNMRFGLASIQRYQNLLKTANQKELLAEADKLFESYKYLYGE